The following proteins are co-located in the Telopea speciosissima isolate NSW1024214 ecotype Mountain lineage chromosome 9, Tspe_v1, whole genome shotgun sequence genome:
- the LOC122640926 gene encoding phosphoglycerate kinase, cytosolic, translated as MATKKSVGSLKEADLKGKRVFVRVDLNVPLDENLNITDDTRIRAAVPTVKYLMGHGAKVILASHLGRPKGVTPPKYSLKPLVPRLSELLGVKVEMANDCIGEEVQKMVAAIPDGGVVLLENVRFYKEEEKNDPEFAKKLAALADLYVNDAFGTAHRAHASTEGVAKYLKPAFAGFLMQKELDYLVGAVSNPKRPFAAIVGGAKVSTKIGVIESLFEKVNILVLGGGMIFTFYKAQGHAVGSSLVEEDKLDLATSLLEKAKSKGVSVLLPTDVVVADKFAADANSKIVPASSIPDGWMGLDIGPDSIKSFCEALDTTQTVIWNGPMGVFEFEKFAAGTEAIAKKLAELTGKGVTTIIGGGDSVAAVEKAGLADKMSHISTGGGASLELLEGKPLPGVLALDDA; from the exons ATGGCGACCAAGAAGAGTGTGGGTTCTCTGAAGGAGGCCGATTTGAAGGGGAAGAGGGTCTTTGTTAGAGTTGATCTGAATGTTCCTTTGGATGAAAATTTGAATATCACCGATGATACCAGGATCAGGGCTGCTGTTCCCACCGTCAAGTACTTGATGGGTCATGGTGCCAAGGTTATCCTTGCAAGCCATCTG GGACGACCTAAGGGTGTCACACCACCCAAGTACAGCTTGAAGCCTCTTGTTCCTAGATTGTCCGAGCTCCTTGGAGTCAAG GTGGAGATGGCTAATGATTGTATTGGTGAGGAAGTTCAGAAGATGGTGGCTGCCATCCCAGATGGAGGTGTTGTCCTCCTAGAGAATGTTAGGTTCTacaaggaggaagagaaaaatgaCCCTGAGTTTGCAAAGAAGCTTGCTGCTCTTGCAGACCTCTATGTGAATGATGCATTTGGCACTGCTCACAGAGCTCATGCTTCCACAGAGGGAGTTGCGAAGTACTTAAAACCTGCCTTCGCTGGATTCCTTATGCAGAAG gaACTTGACTATCTTGTTGGAGCTGTGTCAAATCCCAAGAGGCCATTTGCTGCTATTGTAGGTGGCGCAAAAGTATCAACCAAGATCGGGGTTATTGAGTCCTTGTTTGAAAAGGTTAATATCCTTGTCCTGGGTGGAGGAATGATATTCACATTCTACAAAGCCCAAGGACATGCTGTTGGATCTTCCCTTGTCGAGGAAGACAAGCTCGATCTTGCAACATCCCTTCTTGAGAAGGCCAAGTCCAAAGGTGTGTCTGTTTTGCTGCCCACCGATGTGGTTGTTGCCGATAAGTTTGCTGCCGATGCTAATAGCAAG ATTGTGCCAGCATCTAGCATCCCAGATGGTTGGATGGGGTTGGACATTGGACCTGATTCCATCAAGTCATTCTGTGAAGCTTTGGATACTACCCAAACTGTCATTTGGAATGGACCAATGGGTGTGTTTGAGTTCGAGAAGTTTGCTGCGGGAACAGAG GCAATTGCTAAGAAATTGGCAGAACTCACTGGAAAGGGTGTAACAACAATCATTGGAGGTGGTGATTCAGTTGCTGCTGTAGAAAAGGCAGGACTTGCAGACAAGATGAGCCACATCTCGACCGGAGGAGGTGCCAGCTTGGAGCTGCTTGAGGGAAAACCCCTTCCTGGAGTTCTTGCCCTTGATGATGCTTGA
- the LOC122639247 gene encoding sugar transport protein 14-like: MAGGGFLDPETAKKAHLYEYKITGTFIFACCVGAIGGSLFGYDLGVSGGVTSMDDFLIHFFPKIYRRKQQHLNETDYCKYDNQLLTLFTSSLYIAGLVSTFGASYLTRKKGRRASIIFGSISFFLGGLLNAVAVNITMLLFGRILLGIGIGFGNQAVPLYLSETAPPKIRGSTNQLFQLTTCLGILIANIINYFTNKIHPWGWRLSLGLAMVPAILMFIGGIFLPETPNSLVEQGKFEQAKENLEKLRGTSNVDAEFEDLKVASEAARAVEHPFRNLLKRKHRPQLVIGALGIPAFQQLTGMNSILFYAPVIFQSLGFGANTSLYSSIITSTMLVVATFVSMYLVDRKGRRFLFLEAGIQMIISMVVVAIVLALKFGKGVELSKGYAALLVVMICLFVLAYGWSWGPLGWLVTSEIFPLEIRSAGQSIVVCNNLLFTALVAQCFLVALCKLKFGIFLLFVALIFFMTVFIYFLLPETKQVPIEEIVLLWQSHWVWKRFVPPSDNKAVRVG; encoded by the exons ATGGCAGGAGGTGGATTTCTGGACCCCGAGACTGCCAAAAAGGCTCACCTTTATGAGTACAAGATCACTGGGACGTTTATCTTTGCTTGCTGTGTTGGAGCCATTGGAGGTTCTCTTTTCGGATACGATCTTGGTGTCTCTG GTGGGGTGACTTCAATGGATGACTTCTTGATTCATTTCTTCCCAAAAATCTACAGAAGGAAACAACAACATCTCAATGAGACAGATTATTGCAAATATGATAACCAGCTCCTCACACTCTTCACTTCCTCTCTCTACATTGCTGGCCTTGTCTCCACCTTTGGTGCCTCATATTTAACTAGAAAGAAGGGGAGGAGAGCAAGCATcatctttggttccatcagctTCTTCCTTGGTGGACTCCTTAATGCCGTCGCCGTCAACATCACCATGCTCCTCTTCGGTCGTATCCTTCtcggtattggtatcggattcGGCAATCAGGCCGTCCCTCTTTATCTCTCAGAGACTGCACCACCAAAGATTAGAGGCAGTACCAATCAACTGTTCCAACTAACTACCTGCCTTGGCATTCTAATAGCAAACATCATTAACTATTTCACTAATAAGATCCACCCTTGGGGGTGGAGATTGTCTCTAGGTCTAGCCATGGTTCCTGCAATTCTCATGTTTATTGGGGGAATTTTTCTTCCTGAGACCCCCAATAGCCTTGTTGAACAAGGCAAATTTGAACAAGCAAAAGAGAATTTGGAGAAACTTAGAGGTACAAGTAATGTGGATGCAGAGTTTGAGGATCTCAAGGTTGCAAGTGAAGCAGCTCGTGCAGTTGAGCATCCTTTCCGTAACCTTTTGAAGCGTAAGCACCGCCCGCAATTGGTGATTGGAGCTTTGGGAATTCCGGCATTCCAGCAGCTTACCGGCATGAATTCTATACTCTTTTATGCTCCAGTTATCTTTCAGAGCTTAGGATTTGGAGCTAACACATCTCTCTACTCGTCCATCATAACTAGTACAATGCTCGTGGTCGCAACATTTGTTTCCATGTATCTTGTTGATAGGAAAGGAAGAAGGTTCCTCTTCTTGGAAGCTGGCATTCAAATGATCATCTCAATG GTGGTGGTGGCCATTGTTCTTGCACTCAAGTTTGGAAAAGGGGTGGAGCTTTCTAAAGGATATGCAGCATTGCTTGTTGTGATGATTTGCTTATTTGTCCTTGCATATGGTTGGTCATGGGGGCCTCTGGGATGGCTAGTCACTAGTGAGATATTTCCCCTGGAGATAAGGTCAGCTGGGCAAAGTATAGTGGTGTGCAACAACCTCTTATTTACTGCTCTGGTTGCACAGTGTTTCTTGGTGGCTCTCTGCAAACTCAAGTTTGGTATATTTTTGCTGTTCGTGGCCTTGATCTTCTTCATGACTGTCTTCATTTACTTTCTCCTGCCGGAGACGAAGCAAGTTCCGATAGAGGAGATAGTCCTTCTTTGGCAGAGCCACTGGGTTTGGAAGAGATTTGTTCCACCATCAGATAACAAGGCAGTGCGTGTGGGTTAA
- the LOC122640924 gene encoding phosphoglycerate kinase, chloroplastic: MASATSPTSLSLLPSSSSSSSTSSNRSSLQVAASLSSPRLRSLGLRTPLRRLGFSGTSVDPLLSLHVAAKIRAVGTNGKGVRGVVSMAKKSVGDLTAADLKGKKVFVRADLNVPLDDNQNITDDTRIRAAVPTIKHLIGNGAKVILSSHLGRPKGVTPKFSLSPLVPRLSELLGIKVLKADDCIGPEVEKMVAALPEGGVLLLENVRFYKEEEKNEPEFAKKLASLADLYVNDAFGTAHRAHASTEGVTKFLKPSVAGFLLQKELDYLVGAVSSPKRPFAAIVGGSKVSSKIGVIESLLEKCDILLLGGGMIFTFYKAQGLPVGASLVEEDKLDLATSLLQKAKSKGVSLLLPADVVVADKFAPDANSKIVPASGIPDGWMGLDIGPESIKTFSEALDTTKTMIWNGPMGVFEFDKFAVGTEAIAKKLAELSGKGATTIIGGGDSVAAVEKVGVANVMSHISTGGGASLELLEGKELPGVLALDEATPVAV, translated from the exons ATGGCTTCTGCTACATCACCAACCtcactctctcttctcccctcatcctcttcttcctcttccacctcTAGCAACCGCTCATCACTCCAAGTAGCAGCATCTCTGTCTTCTCCTCGCCTCCGGAGTCTCGGCCTCCGAACCCCACTTCGTAGGCTTGGATTCTCTGGTACCTCTGTCGACCCTTTACTCTCTCTCCACGTTGCAGCCAAAATTCGAGCAGTGGGAACCAATGGGAAAGGCGTTAGAGGTGTTGTTTCGATGGCGAAGAAGAGTGTTGGAGATCTCACGGCTGCGGATTTGAAGGGGAAGAAGGTCTTCGTGAGGGCTGATTTGAATGTACCTTTGGATGATAACCAGAACATTACTGATGATACCAGGATTCGGGCTGCTGTCCCTACGATCAAGCATTTGATTGGAAATGGGGCTAAAGTTATTCTGTCCAGCCATCTG GGGAGACCAAAGGGTGTAACCCCAAAATTCAGCTTAAGTCCTCTTGTGCCTAGGCTGTCTGAGCTCCTTGGTATCAAG GTTCTGAAGGCTGATGACTGTATTGGTCCAGAAGTTGAGAAGATGGTGGCTGCCCTCCCTGAAGGTGGCGTTCTTCTTCTTGAGAATGTGAGGTTCtacaaggaggaggagaaaaatgAGCCTGAGTTCGCAAAGAAGCTTGCTTCCCTTGCGGACCTTTATGTGAATGATGCATTCGGGACTGCTCACAGAGCTCATGCATCAACAGAGGGAGTTACCAAATTCTTGAAGCCTTCTGTTGCAGGCTTCCTATTGCAGAAG GAACTTGACTATCTTGTTGGAGCAGTTTCAAGCCCCAAGAGACCATTTGCTGCCATAGTTGGAGGTTCAAAGGTCTCTTCCAAGATCGGGGTGATCGAATCCCTGCTGGAAAAATGTGATATTCTCCTTCTTGGTGGAGGAATGATCTTCACTTTCTACAAGGCACAAGGCCTTCCAGTGGGGGCATCTCTTGTGGAGGAAGACAAGCTCGACCTTGCAACCTCACTTCTTCAAAAGGCCAAGTCAAAGGGTGTTTCTCTTTTGTTACCAGCTGATGTGGTTGTTGCTGACAAGTTTGCTCCTGATGCAAACAGCAAG ATTGTTCCTGCCTCTGGCATTCCAGATGGTTGGATGGGATTAGATATTGGACCTGAGTCAATTAAGACATTCAGTGAAGCCTTGGACACCACGAAAACCATGATCTGGAATGGACCTATGGGAGTATTTGAGTTTGACAAGTTTGCTGTTGGAACAGAG GCAATAGCAAAGAAGCTAGCAGAGCTTAGTGGAAAGGGGGCAACAACAATCATAGGGGGTGGTGATTCTGTTGCAGCAGTTGAGAAAGTGGGAGTTGCAAATGTGATGAGCCACATCTCAACTGGTGGTGGTGCCAGCTTGGAATTGTTGGAAGGCAAGGAGCTTCCTGGAGTTCTTGCACTTGATGAAGCCACACCTGTTGCTGTGTGA